A window from Salminus brasiliensis chromosome 7, fSalBra1.hap2, whole genome shotgun sequence encodes these proteins:
- the pecam1b gene encoding platelet endothelial cell adhesion molecule isoform X1 codes for MRATRTCLFLLLFTCTKGQPVFFVKDATLSVQPALKVERGTNLTLTCTAQVSHASGHIPPHSYNFYKDFHNANNMQPLEARGKETLHISQARAFHSGRYQCEVVVEGQKTKSSFQEVEVKGLQTPELIVDKLRVKEGENVSAVCKAEEEKGLLTFTFRDGSNVVYLAKTDSGQAQTYILFHSGRTADLTCSYVIKLESKILHSNSSNVVSVEVQELSITPTITITPSTEVFEADTVNFLCQVGSDYQSSPSLSLLLVKGTKILQQNMKTGQYTKKVQAADSGEYECYAIMNKILKTTSANLTVKELFSQPELAIRPTNVFEREQFTVTCESLEFASERIQSSDVKYYIYRNEHHVTLGAFDGKLVATAGSESNGNYTCKAEARNIIKWSQAQIFSARVLVSRPIIQVVGQVVGQVVLGRPFLIHCFSENGSFPITYTLKRNHNLLNRSESRHPHEHAIFTANISSENQIQEFRCEAKNSPHPPLMSEALSASVIVPVGLVFLTIIPTPEDVTEGHDVVLICKVSRGTPPVSFRWYRSDSNIPLLSTTTMANFSLHTLHKVSSEDNGSYHCEAFNSGTDFTRSNKVTFTVRLARWKKALIGGVCLLCVSALVVVLLMRYRAKRVGVLSGEASVWSKRPPDTGDAGDVEDPEETNVEYTEVLHPQADPARVPLKKGTDTVYSELQTPQQGLGEVF; via the exons TTTTCTTCGTTAAGGACGCCACGCTGTCCGTTCAGCCGGCGTTGAAAGTGGAGCGAGGCACGAACCTGACGCTTACCTGCACTGCCCAAGTTAGCCATGCCAGCGGCCATATTCCCCCTCACTCATACAACTTCTACAAAGACTTCCATAACGCAAATAACATGCAGCCGCTGGAAGCCAGGGGGAAGGAGACCCTCCACATCTCTCAGGCTCGCGCCTTCCACTCGGGGAGGTACCAGTGCGAGGTGGTGGTCGAAGGACAGAAGACGAAGAGCAGCTTTCAGGAAGTTGAAGTCAAAG GGCTGCAGACGCCAGAGCTGATTGTGGACAAGCTGCGGGTGAAAGAAGGCGAGAACGTGAGTGCCGTCTGCAAggcagaggaggagaagggcCTTCTGACATTCACCTTTAGGGATGGCTCAAATGTAGTGTACCTTGCAAAGACGGACAGCGGCCAAGCGCAGACTTATATTCTCTTCCACTCTGGACGAACCGCAGACCTGACCTGTTCATACGTCATTAAACTAGAGAGTAAAATACTGCACTCCAACAGCAGCAACGTGGTCAGTGTTGAAGTGCAGG agCTGAGCATCACACCGACGATCACGATCACGCCGTCCACAGAGGTCTTCGAGGCGGACACTGTAAACTTCTTGTGTCAAGTGGGCTCAGACTACCAAAGCTCACCgtctctctcactgctgctggTCAAAGGGACGAAGATCCTccaacaaaacatgaaaactgGCCAATACACCAAGAAGGTCCAGGCGGCGGACTCTGGAGAATACGAGTGCTACGCCATAATGAACAAGATCCTAAAAACTACCTCAGCAAATCTAACGGTCAAAG AGTTGTTTTCCCAGCCGGAGCTGGCCATAAGACCGACCAACGTATTCGAGAGGGAGCAGTTTACCGTCACCTGTGAAAGCTTAGAATTCGCGTCTGAGCGAATACAGAGCAGCGATGTGAAATACTACATCTACAGGAACGAACACCATGTCACTCTTGGAGCGTTTGATGGAAAGCTTGTGGCTACAGCAGGGTCGGAGAGCAACGGGAATTACACGTGTAAAGCTGAAGCGCGAAACATCATTAAATGGAGCCAAGCTCAGATCTTCAGTGCAAGAG TGCTAGTCTCCAGACCCATCATCCAGGTGGTTGGTCAAGTGGTCGGTCAGGTGGTCCTGGGCCGCCCATTTCTAATTCACTGCTTCTCAGAGAACGGGAGTTTTCCCATAACCTACACACTGAAGAGAAACCACAACCTGCTGAACCGCAGCGAGAGCAGACACCCGCACGAGCACGCCATCTTCACTGCCAACATCTCATCTGAAAACCAGATCCAAGAGTTCAGGTGCGAGGCGAAGAACAGCCCTCACCCCCCGCTGATGAGTGAAGCTCTGTCGGCCTCAGTTATCG TTCCTGTAGGGCTGGTGTTTCTGACCATCATCCCGACACCTGAGGATGTGACCGAGGGACATGACGTTGTTTTGATCTGCAAGGTCAGCAGAGGAACTCCCCCAGTCAGCTTTAGATGGTACCGTTCGGACAGCAATATCCCGCTGCTATCCACAACCACCATGGCAAATttctccttacacacactgcacaaagTGAGCAGCGAAGACAACGGCTCGTATCACTGTGAAGCCTTCAACAGCGGCACGGACTTCACCCGGAGCAATAAGGTCACCTTCACAG TGAGACTGGCCAGATGGAAGAAGGCCCTTATCGGCGGTGTGTGTCTGCTTTGTGTGTCGGCACTTGTGGTGGTCCTGCTGATGCGCTACAGGGctaagagag tgGGAGTCCTCAGTGGTGAAGCCAGTGTCTGGAGCAAGAGACCCCCGGACACAG gtgatgCAGGAGATGTGGAGGACCCGGAAGAGACAAATGTGGAGTACACAGAGGTGCTGCATCCACAAGCTGACCCCGCACGTG ttCCATTGAAGAAAGGCACAGATACTGTATACAGTGAgcttcagactcctcaacaag gTTTGGGTGAAGTTTTCTGA
- the pecam1b gene encoding platelet endothelial cell adhesion molecule isoform X2 → MRATRTCLFLLLFTCTKGQPVFFVKDATLSVQPALKVERGTNLTLTCTAQVSHASGHIPPHSYNFYKDFHNANNMQPLEARGKETLHISQARAFHSGRYQCEVVVEGQKTKSSFQEVEVKGLQTPELIVDKLRVKEGENVSAVCKAEEEKGLLTFTFRDGSNVVYLAKTDSGQAQTYILFHSGRTADLTCSYVIKLESKILHSNSSNVVSVEVQELSITPTITITPSTEVFEADTVNFLCQVGSDYQSSPSLSLLLVKGTKILQQNMKTGQYTKKVQAADSGEYECYAIMNKILKTTSANLTVKELFSQPELAIRPTNVFEREQFTVTCESLEFASERIQSSDVKYYIYRNEHHVTLGAFDGKLVATAGSESNGNYTCKAEARNIIKWSQAQIFSARVLVSRPIIQVVGQVVGQVVLGRPFLIHCFSENGSFPITYTLKRNHNLLNRSESRHPHEHAIFTANISSENQIQEFRCEAKNSPHPPLMSEALSASVIVPVGLVFLTIIPTPEDVTEGHDVVLICKVSRGTPPVSFRWYRSDSNIPLLSTTTMANFSLHTLHKVSSEDNGSYHCEAFNSGTDFTRSNKVTFTVGVLSGEASVWSKRPPDTGDAGDVEDPEETNVEYTEVLHPQADPARVPLKKGTDTVYSELQTPQQGLGEVF, encoded by the exons TTTTCTTCGTTAAGGACGCCACGCTGTCCGTTCAGCCGGCGTTGAAAGTGGAGCGAGGCACGAACCTGACGCTTACCTGCACTGCCCAAGTTAGCCATGCCAGCGGCCATATTCCCCCTCACTCATACAACTTCTACAAAGACTTCCATAACGCAAATAACATGCAGCCGCTGGAAGCCAGGGGGAAGGAGACCCTCCACATCTCTCAGGCTCGCGCCTTCCACTCGGGGAGGTACCAGTGCGAGGTGGTGGTCGAAGGACAGAAGACGAAGAGCAGCTTTCAGGAAGTTGAAGTCAAAG GGCTGCAGACGCCAGAGCTGATTGTGGACAAGCTGCGGGTGAAAGAAGGCGAGAACGTGAGTGCCGTCTGCAAggcagaggaggagaagggcCTTCTGACATTCACCTTTAGGGATGGCTCAAATGTAGTGTACCTTGCAAAGACGGACAGCGGCCAAGCGCAGACTTATATTCTCTTCCACTCTGGACGAACCGCAGACCTGACCTGTTCATACGTCATTAAACTAGAGAGTAAAATACTGCACTCCAACAGCAGCAACGTGGTCAGTGTTGAAGTGCAGG agCTGAGCATCACACCGACGATCACGATCACGCCGTCCACAGAGGTCTTCGAGGCGGACACTGTAAACTTCTTGTGTCAAGTGGGCTCAGACTACCAAAGCTCACCgtctctctcactgctgctggTCAAAGGGACGAAGATCCTccaacaaaacatgaaaactgGCCAATACACCAAGAAGGTCCAGGCGGCGGACTCTGGAGAATACGAGTGCTACGCCATAATGAACAAGATCCTAAAAACTACCTCAGCAAATCTAACGGTCAAAG AGTTGTTTTCCCAGCCGGAGCTGGCCATAAGACCGACCAACGTATTCGAGAGGGAGCAGTTTACCGTCACCTGTGAAAGCTTAGAATTCGCGTCTGAGCGAATACAGAGCAGCGATGTGAAATACTACATCTACAGGAACGAACACCATGTCACTCTTGGAGCGTTTGATGGAAAGCTTGTGGCTACAGCAGGGTCGGAGAGCAACGGGAATTACACGTGTAAAGCTGAAGCGCGAAACATCATTAAATGGAGCCAAGCTCAGATCTTCAGTGCAAGAG TGCTAGTCTCCAGACCCATCATCCAGGTGGTTGGTCAAGTGGTCGGTCAGGTGGTCCTGGGCCGCCCATTTCTAATTCACTGCTTCTCAGAGAACGGGAGTTTTCCCATAACCTACACACTGAAGAGAAACCACAACCTGCTGAACCGCAGCGAGAGCAGACACCCGCACGAGCACGCCATCTTCACTGCCAACATCTCATCTGAAAACCAGATCCAAGAGTTCAGGTGCGAGGCGAAGAACAGCCCTCACCCCCCGCTGATGAGTGAAGCTCTGTCGGCCTCAGTTATCG TTCCTGTAGGGCTGGTGTTTCTGACCATCATCCCGACACCTGAGGATGTGACCGAGGGACATGACGTTGTTTTGATCTGCAAGGTCAGCAGAGGAACTCCCCCAGTCAGCTTTAGATGGTACCGTTCGGACAGCAATATCCCGCTGCTATCCACAACCACCATGGCAAATttctccttacacacactgcacaaagTGAGCAGCGAAGACAACGGCTCGTATCACTGTGAAGCCTTCAACAGCGGCACGGACTTCACCCGGAGCAATAAGGTCACCTTCACAG tgGGAGTCCTCAGTGGTGAAGCCAGTGTCTGGAGCAAGAGACCCCCGGACACAG gtgatgCAGGAGATGTGGAGGACCCGGAAGAGACAAATGTGGAGTACACAGAGGTGCTGCATCCACAAGCTGACCCCGCACGTG ttCCATTGAAGAAAGGCACAGATACTGTATACAGTGAgcttcagactcctcaacaag gTTTGGGTGAAGTTTTCTGA
- the pecam1b gene encoding platelet endothelial cell adhesion molecule isoform X6, with translation MRATRTCLFLLLFTCTKGQPVFFVKDATLSVQPALKVERGTNLTLTCTAQVSHASGHIPPHSYNFYKDFHNANNMQPLEARGKETLHISQARAFHSGRYQCEVVVEGQKTKSSFQEVEVKGLQTPELIVDKLRVKEGENVSAVCKAEEEKGLLTFTFRDGSNVVYLAKTDSGQAQTYILFHSGRTADLTCSYVIKLESKILHSNSSNVVSVEVQELSITPTITITPSTEVFEADTVNFLCQVGSDYQSSPSLSLLLVKGTKILQQNMKTGQYTKKVQAADSGEYECYAIMNKILKTTSANLTVKELFSQPELAIRPTNVFEREQFTVTCESLEFASERIQSSDVKYYIYRNEHHVTLGAFDGKLVATAGSESNGNYTCKAEARNIIKWSQAQIFSARVLVSRPIIQVVGQVVGQVVLGRPFLIHCFSENGSFPITYTLKRNHNLLNRSESRHPHEHAIFTANISSENQIQEFRCEAKNSPHPPLMSEALSASVIVPVGLVFLTIIPTPEDVTEGHDVVLICKVSRGTPPVSFRWYRSDSNIPLLSTTTMANFSLHTLHKVSSEDNGSYHCEAFNSGTDFTRSNKVTFTVRLARWKKALIGGVCLLCVSALVVVLLMRYRAKRGKRETAAQLSVGSPQW, from the exons TTTTCTTCGTTAAGGACGCCACGCTGTCCGTTCAGCCGGCGTTGAAAGTGGAGCGAGGCACGAACCTGACGCTTACCTGCACTGCCCAAGTTAGCCATGCCAGCGGCCATATTCCCCCTCACTCATACAACTTCTACAAAGACTTCCATAACGCAAATAACATGCAGCCGCTGGAAGCCAGGGGGAAGGAGACCCTCCACATCTCTCAGGCTCGCGCCTTCCACTCGGGGAGGTACCAGTGCGAGGTGGTGGTCGAAGGACAGAAGACGAAGAGCAGCTTTCAGGAAGTTGAAGTCAAAG GGCTGCAGACGCCAGAGCTGATTGTGGACAAGCTGCGGGTGAAAGAAGGCGAGAACGTGAGTGCCGTCTGCAAggcagaggaggagaagggcCTTCTGACATTCACCTTTAGGGATGGCTCAAATGTAGTGTACCTTGCAAAGACGGACAGCGGCCAAGCGCAGACTTATATTCTCTTCCACTCTGGACGAACCGCAGACCTGACCTGTTCATACGTCATTAAACTAGAGAGTAAAATACTGCACTCCAACAGCAGCAACGTGGTCAGTGTTGAAGTGCAGG agCTGAGCATCACACCGACGATCACGATCACGCCGTCCACAGAGGTCTTCGAGGCGGACACTGTAAACTTCTTGTGTCAAGTGGGCTCAGACTACCAAAGCTCACCgtctctctcactgctgctggTCAAAGGGACGAAGATCCTccaacaaaacatgaaaactgGCCAATACACCAAGAAGGTCCAGGCGGCGGACTCTGGAGAATACGAGTGCTACGCCATAATGAACAAGATCCTAAAAACTACCTCAGCAAATCTAACGGTCAAAG AGTTGTTTTCCCAGCCGGAGCTGGCCATAAGACCGACCAACGTATTCGAGAGGGAGCAGTTTACCGTCACCTGTGAAAGCTTAGAATTCGCGTCTGAGCGAATACAGAGCAGCGATGTGAAATACTACATCTACAGGAACGAACACCATGTCACTCTTGGAGCGTTTGATGGAAAGCTTGTGGCTACAGCAGGGTCGGAGAGCAACGGGAATTACACGTGTAAAGCTGAAGCGCGAAACATCATTAAATGGAGCCAAGCTCAGATCTTCAGTGCAAGAG TGCTAGTCTCCAGACCCATCATCCAGGTGGTTGGTCAAGTGGTCGGTCAGGTGGTCCTGGGCCGCCCATTTCTAATTCACTGCTTCTCAGAGAACGGGAGTTTTCCCATAACCTACACACTGAAGAGAAACCACAACCTGCTGAACCGCAGCGAGAGCAGACACCCGCACGAGCACGCCATCTTCACTGCCAACATCTCATCTGAAAACCAGATCCAAGAGTTCAGGTGCGAGGCGAAGAACAGCCCTCACCCCCCGCTGATGAGTGAAGCTCTGTCGGCCTCAGTTATCG TTCCTGTAGGGCTGGTGTTTCTGACCATCATCCCGACACCTGAGGATGTGACCGAGGGACATGACGTTGTTTTGATCTGCAAGGTCAGCAGAGGAACTCCCCCAGTCAGCTTTAGATGGTACCGTTCGGACAGCAATATCCCGCTGCTATCCACAACCACCATGGCAAATttctccttacacacactgcacaaagTGAGCAGCGAAGACAACGGCTCGTATCACTGTGAAGCCTTCAACAGCGGCACGGACTTCACCCGGAGCAATAAGGTCACCTTCACAG TGAGACTGGCCAGATGGAAGAAGGCCCTTATCGGCGGTGTGTGTCTGCTTTGTGTGTCGGCACTTGTGGTGGTCCTGCTGATGCGCTACAGGGctaagagag GTAAACGAGAGACTGCTGCCCAGCTCTCAGT tgGGAGTCCTCAGTGGTGA
- the pecam1b gene encoding platelet endothelial cell adhesion molecule isoform X3: MRATRTCLFLLLFTCTKGQPVFFVKDATLSVQPALKVERGTNLTLTCTAQVSHASGHIPPHSYNFYKDFHNANNMQPLEARGKETLHISQARAFHSGRYQCEVVVEGQKTKSSFQEVEVKGLQTPELIVDKLRVKEGENVSAVCKAEEEKGLLTFTFRDGSNVVYLAKTDSGQAQTYILFHSGRTADLTCSYVIKLESKILHSNSSNVVSVEVQELSITPTITITPSTEVFEADTVNFLCQVGSDYQSSPSLSLLLVKGTKILQQNMKTGQYTKKVQAADSGEYECYAIMNKILKTTSANLTVKELFSQPELAIRPTNVFEREQFTVTCESLEFASERIQSSDVKYYIYRNEHHVTLGAFDGKLVATAGSESNGNYTCKAEARNIIKWSQAQIFSARVLVSRPIIQVVGQVVGQVVLGRPFLIHCFSENGSFPITYTLKRNHNLLNRSESRHPHEHAIFTANISSENQIQEFRCEAKNSPHPPLMSEALSASVIVPVGLVFLTIIPTPEDVTEGHDVVLICKVSRGTPPVSFRWYRSDSNIPLLSTTTMANFSLHTLHKVSSEDNGSYHCEAFNSGTDFTRSNKVTFTVRLARWKKALIGGVCLLCVSALVVVLLMRYRAKRGGVALSGSKKMNGTGGAQNNMTSIDGITCRILEAA; encoded by the exons TTTTCTTCGTTAAGGACGCCACGCTGTCCGTTCAGCCGGCGTTGAAAGTGGAGCGAGGCACGAACCTGACGCTTACCTGCACTGCCCAAGTTAGCCATGCCAGCGGCCATATTCCCCCTCACTCATACAACTTCTACAAAGACTTCCATAACGCAAATAACATGCAGCCGCTGGAAGCCAGGGGGAAGGAGACCCTCCACATCTCTCAGGCTCGCGCCTTCCACTCGGGGAGGTACCAGTGCGAGGTGGTGGTCGAAGGACAGAAGACGAAGAGCAGCTTTCAGGAAGTTGAAGTCAAAG GGCTGCAGACGCCAGAGCTGATTGTGGACAAGCTGCGGGTGAAAGAAGGCGAGAACGTGAGTGCCGTCTGCAAggcagaggaggagaagggcCTTCTGACATTCACCTTTAGGGATGGCTCAAATGTAGTGTACCTTGCAAAGACGGACAGCGGCCAAGCGCAGACTTATATTCTCTTCCACTCTGGACGAACCGCAGACCTGACCTGTTCATACGTCATTAAACTAGAGAGTAAAATACTGCACTCCAACAGCAGCAACGTGGTCAGTGTTGAAGTGCAGG agCTGAGCATCACACCGACGATCACGATCACGCCGTCCACAGAGGTCTTCGAGGCGGACACTGTAAACTTCTTGTGTCAAGTGGGCTCAGACTACCAAAGCTCACCgtctctctcactgctgctggTCAAAGGGACGAAGATCCTccaacaaaacatgaaaactgGCCAATACACCAAGAAGGTCCAGGCGGCGGACTCTGGAGAATACGAGTGCTACGCCATAATGAACAAGATCCTAAAAACTACCTCAGCAAATCTAACGGTCAAAG AGTTGTTTTCCCAGCCGGAGCTGGCCATAAGACCGACCAACGTATTCGAGAGGGAGCAGTTTACCGTCACCTGTGAAAGCTTAGAATTCGCGTCTGAGCGAATACAGAGCAGCGATGTGAAATACTACATCTACAGGAACGAACACCATGTCACTCTTGGAGCGTTTGATGGAAAGCTTGTGGCTACAGCAGGGTCGGAGAGCAACGGGAATTACACGTGTAAAGCTGAAGCGCGAAACATCATTAAATGGAGCCAAGCTCAGATCTTCAGTGCAAGAG TGCTAGTCTCCAGACCCATCATCCAGGTGGTTGGTCAAGTGGTCGGTCAGGTGGTCCTGGGCCGCCCATTTCTAATTCACTGCTTCTCAGAGAACGGGAGTTTTCCCATAACCTACACACTGAAGAGAAACCACAACCTGCTGAACCGCAGCGAGAGCAGACACCCGCACGAGCACGCCATCTTCACTGCCAACATCTCATCTGAAAACCAGATCCAAGAGTTCAGGTGCGAGGCGAAGAACAGCCCTCACCCCCCGCTGATGAGTGAAGCTCTGTCGGCCTCAGTTATCG TTCCTGTAGGGCTGGTGTTTCTGACCATCATCCCGACACCTGAGGATGTGACCGAGGGACATGACGTTGTTTTGATCTGCAAGGTCAGCAGAGGAACTCCCCCAGTCAGCTTTAGATGGTACCGTTCGGACAGCAATATCCCGCTGCTATCCACAACCACCATGGCAAATttctccttacacacactgcacaaagTGAGCAGCGAAGACAACGGCTCGTATCACTGTGAAGCCTTCAACAGCGGCACGGACTTCACCCGGAGCAATAAGGTCACCTTCACAG TGAGACTGGCCAGATGGAAGAAGGCCCTTATCGGCGGTGTGTGTCTGCTTTGTGTGTCGGCACTTGTGGTGGTCCTGCTGATGCGCTACAGGGctaagagag GCGGAGTGGCTCTCAGTGGCTCCAAGAAGATGAATGGGACGGGTGGAGCGCAAAATAATATGACGTCAATTGACGGGATCACCTGCCGGATTCTGGAAGCAGCGTAG
- the pecam1b gene encoding platelet endothelial cell adhesion molecule isoform X5: MRATRTCLFLLLFTCTKGQPVFFVKDATLSVQPALKVERGTNLTLTCTAQVSHASGHIPPHSYNFYKDFHNANNMQPLEARGKETLHISQARAFHSGRYQCEVVVEGQKTKSSFQEVEVKGLQTPELIVDKLRVKEGENVSAVCKAEEEKGLLTFTFRDGSNVVYLAKTDSGQAQTYILFHSGRTADLTCSYVIKLESKILHSNSSNVVSVEVQELSITPTITITPSTEVFEADTVNFLCQVGSDYQSSPSLSLLLVKGTKILQQNMKTGQYTKKVQAADSGEYECYAIMNKILKTTSANLTVKELFSQPELAIRPTNVFEREQFTVTCESLEFASERIQSSDVKYYIYRNEHHVTLGAFDGKLVATAGSESNGNYTCKAEARNIIKWSQAQIFSARVLVSRPIIQVVGQVVGQVVLGRPFLIHCFSENGSFPITYTLKRNHNLLNRSESRHPHEHAIFTANISSENQIQEFRCEAKNSPHPPLMSEALSASVIVPVGLVFLTIIPTPEDVTEGHDVVLICKVSRGTPPVSFRWYRSDSNIPLLSTTTMANFSLHTLHKVSSEDNGSYHCEAFNSGTDFTRSNKVTFTVRLARWKKALIGGVCLLCVSALVVVLLMRYRAKRGKRETAAQLSVRSGSQWLQEDEWDGWSAK; this comes from the exons TTTTCTTCGTTAAGGACGCCACGCTGTCCGTTCAGCCGGCGTTGAAAGTGGAGCGAGGCACGAACCTGACGCTTACCTGCACTGCCCAAGTTAGCCATGCCAGCGGCCATATTCCCCCTCACTCATACAACTTCTACAAAGACTTCCATAACGCAAATAACATGCAGCCGCTGGAAGCCAGGGGGAAGGAGACCCTCCACATCTCTCAGGCTCGCGCCTTCCACTCGGGGAGGTACCAGTGCGAGGTGGTGGTCGAAGGACAGAAGACGAAGAGCAGCTTTCAGGAAGTTGAAGTCAAAG GGCTGCAGACGCCAGAGCTGATTGTGGACAAGCTGCGGGTGAAAGAAGGCGAGAACGTGAGTGCCGTCTGCAAggcagaggaggagaagggcCTTCTGACATTCACCTTTAGGGATGGCTCAAATGTAGTGTACCTTGCAAAGACGGACAGCGGCCAAGCGCAGACTTATATTCTCTTCCACTCTGGACGAACCGCAGACCTGACCTGTTCATACGTCATTAAACTAGAGAGTAAAATACTGCACTCCAACAGCAGCAACGTGGTCAGTGTTGAAGTGCAGG agCTGAGCATCACACCGACGATCACGATCACGCCGTCCACAGAGGTCTTCGAGGCGGACACTGTAAACTTCTTGTGTCAAGTGGGCTCAGACTACCAAAGCTCACCgtctctctcactgctgctggTCAAAGGGACGAAGATCCTccaacaaaacatgaaaactgGCCAATACACCAAGAAGGTCCAGGCGGCGGACTCTGGAGAATACGAGTGCTACGCCATAATGAACAAGATCCTAAAAACTACCTCAGCAAATCTAACGGTCAAAG AGTTGTTTTCCCAGCCGGAGCTGGCCATAAGACCGACCAACGTATTCGAGAGGGAGCAGTTTACCGTCACCTGTGAAAGCTTAGAATTCGCGTCTGAGCGAATACAGAGCAGCGATGTGAAATACTACATCTACAGGAACGAACACCATGTCACTCTTGGAGCGTTTGATGGAAAGCTTGTGGCTACAGCAGGGTCGGAGAGCAACGGGAATTACACGTGTAAAGCTGAAGCGCGAAACATCATTAAATGGAGCCAAGCTCAGATCTTCAGTGCAAGAG TGCTAGTCTCCAGACCCATCATCCAGGTGGTTGGTCAAGTGGTCGGTCAGGTGGTCCTGGGCCGCCCATTTCTAATTCACTGCTTCTCAGAGAACGGGAGTTTTCCCATAACCTACACACTGAAGAGAAACCACAACCTGCTGAACCGCAGCGAGAGCAGACACCCGCACGAGCACGCCATCTTCACTGCCAACATCTCATCTGAAAACCAGATCCAAGAGTTCAGGTGCGAGGCGAAGAACAGCCCTCACCCCCCGCTGATGAGTGAAGCTCTGTCGGCCTCAGTTATCG TTCCTGTAGGGCTGGTGTTTCTGACCATCATCCCGACACCTGAGGATGTGACCGAGGGACATGACGTTGTTTTGATCTGCAAGGTCAGCAGAGGAACTCCCCCAGTCAGCTTTAGATGGTACCGTTCGGACAGCAATATCCCGCTGCTATCCACAACCACCATGGCAAATttctccttacacacactgcacaaagTGAGCAGCGAAGACAACGGCTCGTATCACTGTGAAGCCTTCAACAGCGGCACGGACTTCACCCGGAGCAATAAGGTCACCTTCACAG TGAGACTGGCCAGATGGAAGAAGGCCCTTATCGGCGGTGTGTGTCTGCTTTGTGTGTCGGCACTTGTGGTGGTCCTGCTGATGCGCTACAGGGctaagagag GTAAACGAGAGACTGCTGCCCAGCTCTCAGT GCGGAGTGGCTCTCAGTGGCTCCAAGAAGATGAATGGGACGGGTGGAGCGCAAAATAA